One Phycisphaera mikurensis NBRC 102666 DNA window includes the following coding sequences:
- the cysD gene encoding sulfate adenylyltransferase subunit CysD: MIRTATDAPPAADHGRTLTHLKQLEAESIHIIREVAAEFSKPVMMYSVGKDSAVMLHLALKAFAPAKPPFPLMHVDTTWKFGEMIKFRDDLMKELGLDLIVYTNQEGVKAGVNPFSVGSKKHTDIMKTQALLQGLNKHKFDAMFGGARRDEEKSRAKERVFSFRDENHQWDPKNQRPELWNLYNSQVDKGQSIRVFPLSNWTELDVWQYIHLENIPIPGLYLAAERPVVERDGVLIKVDDDRMPLREGEVPMMKSVRFRTLGCYPLTGAVESTATTLPEVIQEMILATRSEREGRVIDQDEEGSMEQKKKEGYF, translated from the coding sequence AGCAGCTCGAGGCCGAGAGCATCCACATCATCCGCGAGGTGGCCGCCGAATTCTCCAAGCCGGTGATGATGTACTCGGTGGGCAAGGACTCCGCGGTGATGCTGCACCTCGCCCTCAAGGCCTTCGCCCCCGCGAAGCCGCCGTTCCCGCTGATGCACGTCGACACGACGTGGAAGTTCGGCGAGATGATCAAGTTCCGCGACGACCTCATGAAGGAGCTGGGGCTCGACCTGATCGTCTACACGAACCAGGAGGGCGTGAAGGCGGGCGTCAACCCCTTCAGCGTGGGCTCCAAGAAGCACACCGACATCATGAAGACGCAGGCCCTGCTCCAGGGCCTGAACAAGCACAAGTTCGACGCCATGTTCGGCGGGGCACGCCGCGACGAGGAGAAGAGCCGCGCCAAGGAGCGCGTCTTCTCCTTCCGGGACGAGAACCACCAGTGGGACCCCAAGAACCAGCGGCCCGAGCTGTGGAACCTCTACAACAGCCAGGTGGACAAGGGGCAGTCGATCCGCGTGTTCCCGCTCTCGAACTGGACCGAGCTGGACGTCTGGCAGTACATCCACCTGGAGAACATCCCCATCCCGGGTCTCTACCTCGCCGCCGAGCGGCCGGTGGTGGAGCGGGACGGCGTGCTCATCAAGGTCGACGACGACCGGATGCCGCTCCGCGAGGGCGAGGTGCCCATGATGAAGAGCGTCCGCTTCCGCACGCTGGGCTGCTACCCGCTCACCGGGGCGGTGGAGTCGACGGCGACGACCCTGCCGGAGGTCATCCAGGAGATGATCCTCGCGACCCGCTCCGAGCGGGAGGGGCGGGTGATCGACCAGGACGAGGAGGGGTCGATGGAGCAGAAGAAGAAGGAAGGCTATTTCTGA
- the cysN gene encoding sulfate adenylyltransferase subunit CysN, with the protein MEAPEVTDIHEYLKQHEQKQLMRFITCGSVDDGKSTLIGRMLYDSKMVYEDQLATVRKDSKKHGTTADKGDRDFDPALLTDGLRAEREQGITIDVAYRYFSTKKRKFIIADTPGHEQYTRNMATGASTADLAIILIDARHGVQTQTRRHSFIASLLGIKHVVVAINKMDLVGFSQEVFEKIKADYTAFVGKLDLPDIRFVPMSALDGDNVVNESENTPWYEGGTMMHILETVYIGSDRNLVDMRFPVQLVTRPNLDFRGFAGTLASGVVRPGDEVTVLPSRKTTTIKEVLGPDGPVDEAFAPMSATLTFDDEVDASRGDMIVRTNNQPQVAQAFEAMLVWMDDQPLETGRGYLVKHTTRQTPGQVTELRYRVDVNTLASHDSDTLKLNEIGRVVVEVARPVAFDPYSKNRGTGAFILIDRMTHRTVAAGMILDRATSAKRAALEKISQGLATSADQHRSLVSDQERRQRLKQSPATVWLTGLTGSGKSTLAWALERRLFDEGHTVFTLDGRSARLGLSNDLTFSEDDRRENLRRAAEVAKMANRAGLITICSFLSPAAADREEARQIIGAERFLEVHVDAPEAACRERAEGKGSNMAAFSDMAAPYEPPASPDLRLSTAEDAVEACVERMVHALRERGALSAGGA; encoded by the coding sequence TTGGAAGCGCCAGAAGTCACCGACATCCACGAGTACCTGAAGCAGCACGAGCAGAAGCAGCTCATGCGTTTCATCACCTGCGGCAGCGTCGACGACGGGAAGTCGACGCTCATCGGGCGGATGCTCTACGACTCGAAGATGGTCTACGAGGACCAGCTCGCGACCGTCCGGAAGGACTCCAAGAAGCACGGCACCACGGCGGACAAGGGCGACCGGGACTTCGACCCGGCGCTCCTGACCGACGGCCTCCGCGCGGAGCGGGAGCAGGGGATCACCATCGACGTGGCGTACCGCTACTTCTCCACGAAGAAGCGCAAGTTCATCATCGCCGACACGCCCGGGCACGAGCAGTACACGCGGAACATGGCGACCGGGGCGAGCACGGCCGACCTGGCGATCATCCTGATCGACGCGCGGCACGGCGTGCAGACCCAGACGCGGCGGCACTCCTTCATCGCGAGCCTGCTGGGCATCAAGCACGTCGTGGTCGCCATCAACAAGATGGACCTGGTCGGCTTCAGCCAGGAGGTCTTCGAGAAGATCAAGGCCGACTACACCGCTTTCGTGGGCAAGCTGGACCTGCCGGACATCCGCTTCGTGCCGATGTCGGCGCTCGATGGCGACAACGTCGTCAACGAGAGCGAGAACACGCCCTGGTACGAGGGCGGCACGATGATGCACATCCTCGAGACGGTGTACATCGGCAGCGACCGGAACCTGGTGGACATGCGCTTCCCGGTGCAGCTGGTAACGCGCCCGAACCTGGACTTCCGCGGCTTCGCGGGCACGCTCGCCTCGGGCGTGGTGCGGCCCGGCGACGAGGTCACGGTGCTGCCGTCGCGGAAGACCACCACGATCAAGGAGGTGCTCGGCCCCGACGGTCCGGTCGACGAAGCCTTCGCGCCGATGTCGGCCACGCTGACCTTCGACGACGAGGTGGACGCGAGCCGCGGCGACATGATCGTCCGAACGAACAACCAGCCCCAGGTCGCACAGGCCTTCGAGGCGATGCTCGTCTGGATGGACGACCAGCCCCTGGAGACCGGCCGCGGCTACCTCGTCAAGCACACGACCCGCCAGACGCCGGGGCAGGTGACCGAGCTGCGGTACCGGGTGGACGTCAACACGCTGGCGAGCCACGACAGCGACACGCTGAAGCTCAACGAGATCGGCCGCGTGGTGGTGGAGGTCGCGCGGCCGGTTGCCTTCGACCCCTACAGCAAGAACCGCGGCACCGGGGCGTTCATCCTCATCGATCGGATGACGCACCGGACGGTGGCGGCGGGGATGATCCTCGACCGCGCGACCTCGGCGAAGCGGGCGGCGCTGGAGAAGATCTCGCAGGGCCTCGCCACCTCGGCCGACCAGCACCGCTCGCTGGTGAGCGACCAGGAGCGGAGGCAGCGGCTGAAGCAGTCGCCGGCGACCGTGTGGCTGACCGGCCTCACCGGCTCGGGCAAGTCGACGCTGGCTTGGGCCCTCGAGCGGCGGCTCTTCGACGAGGGCCACACGGTGTTCACGCTGGACGGACGCAGCGCCCGGCTGGGCCTGAGCAACGACCTGACCTTCAGCGAGGACGACCGGCGCGAGAACCTGCGCCGGGCGGCGGAGGTGGCGAAGATGGCCAACCGGGCCGGGCTGATCACGATCTGCTCGTTCCTCTCGCCCGCCGCCGCGGACCGCGAGGAGGCGAGGCAGATCATCGGGGCGGAGCGCTTCCTGGAGGTCCACGTCGACGCGCCCGAGGCGGCCTGCCGCGAGCGAGCCGAGGGCAAGGGCAGCAACATGGCCGCCTTCAGCGACATGGCGGCGCCTTATGAGCCGCCCGCTTCGCCGGACTTGCGGCTCTCCACGGCGGAGGACGCGGTGGAGGCCTGCGTCGAGCGGATGGTCCACGCCCTCCGAGAGCGGGGGGCCCTCTCGGCCGGTGGGGCCTGA